A single window of Malus sylvestris chromosome 5, drMalSylv7.2, whole genome shotgun sequence DNA harbors:
- the LOC126621552 gene encoding protein GRAVITROPIC IN THE LIGHT 1-like, whose translation MDTTMRPKQSRLSRTFSKVINLRTATSRIASNNGICILVSNGKVKDGFEKRKDSDKEEEFKVRNRAMLEALLAKLFAGITSIKAAYAELQMAQDPYNNEAIQTADQSVVNELKSISELKRSFLKKELDLSPQVTMMLAEIQEQQALMKTYEISIKKLESESGKKDSDISSLQKKLQDLVLSNKCLEIKLNASGSPSLSVFDNLRLSELNPTHFVQFQQQTLRSIKSFVRLMIQEMESANWDLSTAVGFIEPGSVFAKQSHRCFAFESFVSKTLLEGFNNPNFGLPSDSLSPVNKTQLLFFQKFKKLVSENTKIFLTQNPSSSFCKFTKAKYLQLVHAKMECSLFGNLNMRKVVSSGGVPDSAFFAAFAEAAMRVWLLHCLAFSFGQQVSIFQVKKGSRFSEVFMESVIAKDVETEPSVSFTVVPGFKIGKTVVQSQVYLSPVTSPAGI comes from the coding sequence ATGGACACCACCATGAGACCAAAACAGAGCAGATTATCAAGAACTTTCAGCAAAGTCATCAACCTCCGAACGGCGACGAGCCGAATCGCTTCCAACAATGGCATTTGCATCCTCGTGTCGAACGGAAAAGTCAAGGACGGTTTCGAAAAGCGGAAGGATTCGGACAAGGAGGAAGAATTCAAGGTCCGGAATAGAGCAATGTTGGAAGCACTTCTGGCCAAGCTCTTCGCCGGAATCACTTCTATAAAAGCAGCTTACGCAGAGCTCCAAATGGCGCAGGATCCGTACAACAACGAAGCGATTCAGACGGCCGACCAGTCCGTGGTGAACGAGCTGAAATCGATATCGGAATTGAAACGCAGCTTTTTGAAAAAGGAGCTCGATCTCTCGCCGCAAGTCACTATGATGCTCGCGGAGATTCAGGAACAGCAGGCCCTGATGAAAACGTACGAGATTTCGATCAAGAAATTGGAGTCCGAATCCGGAAAGAAGGATTCCGACATTTCGTCCCTACAGAAAAAGCTTCAAGATTTGGTCTTGTCGAACAAGTGCCTGGAGATAAAGCTAAACGCCAGCGGATCTCCGTCTCTCTCCGTTTTCGACAACCTTCGGCTTTCGGAGCTGAATCCCACGCATTTCGTTCAATTCCAGCAGCAAACTCTGAGATCCATCAAAAGCTTTGTGAGATTGATGATCCAGGAAATGGAATCCGCCAACTGGGATCTCTCCACAGCCGTCGGATTCATCGAACCCGGCTCTGTTTTCGCAAAACAGAGCCATCGATGCTTCGCATTCGAATCCTTCGTTTCCAAAACATTGCTTGAAGGCTTCAACAATCCAAACTTCGGCCTACCCAGTGATTCTTTATCCCCAGTCAACAAAACCCAACTTTTGTTTTTCcagaaattcaagaaactcgtatccgaaaacacgaaaattttcCTCACCCAGAACCCGAGTTCTTCGTTTTGCAAGTTCACGAAAGCGAAGTACCTCCAGCTCGTTCACGCAAAGATGGAGTGTTCGCTTTTTGGGAATTTGAATATGAGGAAAGTCGTCAGCTCCGGTGGAGTGCCAGACTCTGCTTTTTTCGCGGCGTTTGCAGAGGCGGCGATGCGGGTTTGGCTTCTGCATTGCTTGGCGTTCTCGTTTGGCCAGCAAGTTTCAATCTTTCAGGTGAAGAAAGGGTCGAGATTTTCGGAGGTGTTCATGGAGTCTGTGATTGCCAAAGATGTCGAGACGGAGCCGTCGGTGAGTTTCACGGTTGTTCCCGGGTTTAAGATTGGCAAGACGGTGGTGCAGAGCCAGGTTTACTTGTCTCCGGTGACTTCTCCGGCGGGAATTTAA